The Hippocampus zosterae strain Florida chromosome 2, ASM2543408v3, whole genome shotgun sequence genome contains the following window.
CGTTACACATGAAATTTAACAAACCTCAAACTGACAGAggaagcttataaatatacataaaTTTAGTTGGACCGGTGGAGATAGTTGACTTTACGAGTGGTATTGAAAAAAATGCGGCGATTGGGAATTGGACCATCCGATGTAAAATGTGTCAAACACCAACACAGACCATGAGTGAGTAGGAACAACTGAGTTGACATATAAGGTGCATTTCCCTTTacaaaaattgtgaagattcGCGAGAGTGAgtgacaactttttaaaagtgattTCCACATACAGAGTGTCCAACTAAAGGAGTCGTATTTTGCTGCGATAGTGGTGGATccggtttaaaaacaaaataaaataaatacagtttacTGATCGGTTGAATATACCATCTACACAGAACTATTTCACCAATGTAATCAAAGACTTGCCCATATATATCCAAACCAGGTTATGTATTGTAGACTATGGTAATTGAATAAGCTGATTTAATATGGAAGACAGTGTTGGCTATAATATGGATACATTAAGTGATGCActgcagtattaaaaaaaaaaaaacagctgaaaaGACATACAGACTAAGTTTAAGCCTCTGTATTTCAAAAGTGCATCATGGTGGAGGGCTTCTGCAGCACCTGCGGATCGCTTGGGCTTTCGGGACAGCTTAATAAATAGCCCAGCCCCCCCAAAACGTCCTTTGTCTGAACCCATTTTTCCTCTCTGGACTCACACAAACGAACGCGATCCATCCTGCTCCATGAGTTGAGAAGTTGGGATTGGGGATGCGAGAGCTGGTTTGGGAAGGGGCCCATgaaaacacatccatccatacaaCACGCAGGCATTCTCCTGTCAACGCAGCCGTACAACAAAACAGGACTTTGAAGTCAACCGCGCGTCAAGTATCACACTACTTTTTCTTAGAAAATGGAAAGCGTGGTCCCATTTTGTGATCCATCAGAGAAATGTCACAAaagataaaaattccagaaCAAATTCAATCGTTAGGAAGAGGTGTTTCCAGCCAATTGAGGCACTTGTAGGGCTTAAAATCAGCtgggccaaaataaaacaattttaaaataaatatttcatgatACTCTCAGTTCCTGATAACGTGATTtacttggggagggggggagaataaaaaaagtcaagtcttTTTTTGCAATGGCATAGTTGTTTAACTCTATAAATATCATTTATATAGTTTCTCTCTTCCATTCGCTCTCCGTCTTGGACTCCTTCGCTTGCAGCTCGAGTCTCACTTGCAGACGAATTGGTCTACGATTTTGGTGCAACGCTTGCACTTGACATAGCAGCACCAGTGGAACTTGCAGTGGCAACGCTCCACTAACTGGGCCTTGAACTGGTCATAACCGCGACCGCAGCACATCAGCTCGCAGCCATCCATCCCCTCGGAGGTCTTGTTGCAAAGACGCCCCACTGTGCCCAGGGAGCCAGTGCTTTGGTTCTTCAGGCAGTAGTCTGGACTGGACTCGATGTACACCAGGTCGTGGCTGGTAGGGGGGTTGAACTTGTTGTTCATCTGCACCAGCTTCCCGCGAGAGTTGAGCTTCATGGCTGCGGCACTGTCGTACTTCTCCTTCAAGGCGTCGCCCACCTTGCGGAAGTCAGCCAGCTGCAGCCAGCAGGTCTTAAGGCTGCAAGAGCCCGAGACCCCGTGGCACTTGCATGACACGTGCGCAAGATCGGACACAGTCTGAGGGGCAAAGGAAGCACAGCGCGTGGATGTAAAGCCAGTCAGACAAGCACGATTCATCTTTATGATGTATAATTCGCTCACGGTCCGATCCCGTGTGCATTTGGGCAAGGCAAAGTACAGTCAAACAGCCCGCTCTCCGAAAGACAACGGCCTGGCTCGCAATATCTTGGCTCCACGTTTGCTTTGAGGTGGTTTCAAGATGTTTGGGGAGAAAAATGAAACCCCAGCACTGTCAGAGCGATGCTATCTAGCCCTCAGATCTCGGAACCCGCGGGGGAGAGCCGACAGAGCTGTTGAATCTGATTGACCTGGCTCGTCTCACTTCCAGCGTGGCCTTTTTAAAGCACGCAGAAGGCCACGGCGTGTGGATTTATCGCTCGCACGTTTTGAGAATCATAAAGAGCTTGGAATGTGTGTCTGGACACCTACCCGTCTTCCAGCCTCGTTGTTGTGAAGATTCATCATAAGCCGCGCGCTGTCCTGCGAGCCTTTCGGGTAGGTCTTCTCCCTCTCACGGGCATCCACAAACTCCTTTGAGAATCTGTAGCCATAGTTGAGGTTGTCTCCGCAACCGCCCCACAGCCAGTCTCGCGGCAGGTCTTTGGGCCGAGCGGCGCGACTGCACCCGCAGCTGGACAGCTCCCCCTCTCTGCAAGCGCGGCTCACTGCGTTCACAACCCCCGCTGCGCTGATGGCGTAGGTGAAGGCCGTCTCTCGACTGCCTGTGCGCAAACAGTTTGAAATGCTTGGGTGCAAACCaaacaaaagcatttcatttcacGCAGCGACCTTCATTtgacgcgtttttttttttcttttcgttgcATCGGTCATGCACCGTCACTTGTTGCGCAGCACCTGATCACTTCTGCGGGCTTTTAGTcaaacatgttgaaaagtggAATTGGGTTTGCTCT
Protein-coding sequences here:
- the LOC127595620 gene encoding protein Wnt-5a-like, coding for MKLGLNCVCRPACWPLGSVLDSRHCVFALTLLTLLMQVVVEANSWWSLAMNPLLIPEAYIIGAQPLCSQLAGLSQGQKKLCQLYQDHMQYIGEGAKTGIRECQYQFRHRRWNCSTVDNSSVFGRVMQIGSRETAFTYAISAAGVVNAVSRACREGELSSCGCSRAARPKDLPRDWLWGGCGDNLNYGYRFSKEFVDAREREKTYPKGSQDSARLMMNLHNNEAGRRTVSDLAHVSCKCHGVSGSCSLKTCWLQLADFRKVGDALKEKYDSAAAMKLNSRGKLVQMNNKFNPPTSHDLVYIESSPDYCLKNQSTGSLGTVGRLCNKTSEGMDGCELMCCGRGYDQFKAQLVERCHCKFHWCCYVKCKRCTKIVDQFVCK